From the genome of Campylobacter concisus, one region includes:
- the rpmG gene encoding 50S ribosomal protein L33, with protein sequence MRIKIGLKCSESGDINYTTTKNSKTTTDKVELKKYCPRLKKHTIHKEVKLKS encoded by the coding sequence ATGAGAATTAAAATTGGTTTAAAATGCTCCGAAAGTGGTGATATAAATTATACAACAACTAAAAATAGTAAAACTACTACGGATAAAGTTGAACTTAAAAAGTATTGCCCAAGATTAAAAAAACATACTATTCATAAAGAAGTTAAATTAAAAAGTTAA
- the rplL gene encoding 50S ribosomal protein L7/L12: MAITKEDVLEFISNLSVLELSELVKEFEEKFGVSAAPVMVAGGAVAAGGAAAAAEEKTEFNIVLVDSGDKKINVIKVVRALTGLGLKEAKDAVEGTPSVLKEGVSKDEAEAAKKELEEAGAKVELK; this comes from the coding sequence ATGGCAATTACTAAAGAAGATGTATTAGAGTTTATATCTAATCTTTCTGTACTTGAGCTTAGTGAACTTGTAAAAGAGTTCGAAGAGAAATTTGGTGTTAGCGCTGCTCCTGTAATGGTAGCTGGTGGCGCTGTTGCGGCAGGTGGTGCAGCAGCTGCAGCAGAGGAAAAAACAGAATTTAACATTGTTTTGGTTGATTCTGGTGATAAGAAAATCAACGTTATTAAAGTTGTTAGAGCGCTTACTGGTCTTGGTCTTAAAGAAGCTAAAGATGCAGTTGAGGGAACACCATCTGTTCTTAAAGAAGGCGTTAGCAAAGATGAGGCTGAGGCAGCTAAAAAAGAGCTTGAAGAAGCTGGTGCTAAGGTTGAACTTAAATAA
- the nusG gene encoding transcription termination/antitermination protein NusG, producing MSHKWYAIQTYAGSEMAVKRGIENLVKDHGIEDQLKEIIVPTEDVIEIKNGKQKINERTLYPGYAFACLDLDTALWHRIQSLPKVGRFIGEAKKPTPLSEKDINTILEKVQKRAAPKPKIFFEDGESVRITEGPFANFTGIVEEYDMIHGKLRLNVSIFGRSTPVDILYSQVEKII from the coding sequence ATGTCACATAAATGGTATGCTATACAGACTTACGCTGGAAGCGAAATGGCAGTAAAAAGAGGAATTGAAAATTTAGTAAAAGATCATGGAATAGAAGATCAACTAAAAGAAATTATAGTTCCTACAGAAGACGTAATAGAAATAAAAAATGGTAAGCAAAAAATCAACGAAAGAACTCTTTACCCAGGTTATGCTTTTGCGTGCTTAGATCTTGATACGGCTCTTTGGCACAGGATTCAATCTTTACCAAAGGTTGGACGTTTTATTGGTGAGGCCAAAAAACCTACGCCATTATCTGAAAAAGATATAAATACTATTTTGGAAAAAGTTCAAAAAAGGGCTGCACCAAAACCTAAGATATTCTTTGAGGATGGTGAGAGTGTTCGTATAACAGAAGGTCCTTTTGCTAACTTTACAGGTATTGTTGAAGAATATGACATGATACATGGCAAACTTAGACTTAATGTTTCTATTTTTGGTAGAAGTACCCCTGTTGATATTTTGTATTCACAAGTTGAGAAGATAATTTAA
- a CDS encoding DUF5416 family protein, protein MGKIAFYDKKFGEYEIEKFQTLQNFYLIKDDHCCDIVNDEIERFKFSDCEIEFLQLVDVASRHKKLFENIKIQDDIVRSIKILIKGYDQSLDKFDFDPGILNLNTPYKYAISQDFFEMTIFLEEKSSVVTKFFSSIDYKIHKNGESRYVEFFINNKKIMKELYK, encoded by the coding sequence ATGGGTAAGATCGCTTTTTATGATAAGAAATTCGGTGAATATGAGATTGAAAAATTTCAAACTTTACAAAATTTCTATCTCATAAAAGATGATCATTGCTGCGATATAGTTAATGATGAAATTGAAAGATTTAAATTTAGTGATTGTGAAATAGAATTTTTACAATTAGTAGATGTTGCCAGTAGACATAAAAAACTATTTGAAAATATAAAAATTCAAGATGATATAGTAAGAAGCATTAAAATTTTAATAAAAGGCTATGACCAGAGTTTGGATAAATTTGACTTTGATCCTGGAATTTTAAATTTAAATACACCTTATAAATATGCTATATCACAAGATTTTTTTGAAATGACTATTTTTTTAGAAGAAAAATCTTCTGTGGTTACTAAATTTTTCTCATCAATAGATTACAAGATACACAAAAACGGCGAAAGTCGTTATGTAGAATTTTTTATAAATAATAAAAAAATTATGAAAGAATTATATAAATAA
- the rplK gene encoding 50S ribosomal protein L11 encodes MAKKVIGEIKLQIAATKANPSPPVGPALGQKGVNIMEFCKAFNERTKDMVGFNIPVVITVYADKSFTFITKQPPATDLIKKAAGITKGTDNPLKNKVGKLTKAQVLEIVEKKLVDLNTNDKEQAAKIIAGSARSMGVEVVD; translated from the coding sequence ATGGCTAAAAAAGTTATAGGTGAAATAAAATTACAAATTGCTGCAACAAAAGCAAATCCTAGTCCACCAGTTGGTCCAGCTCTTGGACAAAAAGGTGTTAATATTATGGAATTTTGTAAAGCCTTTAATGAAAGAACAAAAGATATGGTTGGGTTTAATATTCCAGTTGTTATAACTGTTTATGCTGATAAAAGTTTTACATTTATCACAAAACAGCCTCCTGCTACAGATCTTATTAAAAAGGCTGCAGGTATAACAAAAGGAACTGATAATCCTTTAAAAAATAAAGTAGGCAAATTAACAAAAGCTCAAGTTCTAGAAATAGTTGAGAAAAAACTTGTTGATTTGAATACAAATGATAAAGAGCAAGCAGCCAAGATTATTGCTGGTTCAGCTCGCTCAATGGGTGTCGAAGTAGTAGACTAA
- the rplJ gene encoding 50S ribosomal protein L10 — protein sequence MTRNEKTEVVAKLESEFKTAEAIVVCDYRGLSVKKLEVLRNSAKEQNVKVQVIKNTLANIALKNSDKVGMELKDTNIYLWSEDQLAVTKVAAKFEESNADLFKIKTAYIDGEVASVDKVKALSKMPSRDELIAMLLQVWNAPIQNFTIGLNALKEKKEQSA from the coding sequence GTGACACGTAACGAAAAAACTGAAGTTGTTGCAAAATTAGAGAGTGAATTTAAAACTGCTGAAGCTATTGTAGTTTGTGACTATCGTGGCCTTTCGGTAAAGAAACTTGAAGTTTTAAGAAATTCCGCTAAAGAACAAAATGTAAAAGTTCAGGTTATTAAAAATACTCTTGCAAATATTGCTCTTAAAAATTCTGATAAAGTCGGAATGGAACTCAAAGATACAAATATCTATCTTTGGAGCGAAGATCAATTAGCAGTAACTAAAGTAGCCGCAAAATTTGAAGAGTCTAATGCTGATCTTTTCAAAATAAAAACAGCTTATATTGATGGCGAAGTTGCTAGCGTTGATAAAGTTAAAGCTCTATCTAAAATGCCTAGCCGTGATGAGCTTATTGCGATGCTTTTACAAGTTTGGAATGCGCCGATTCAAAATTTCACAATTGGTTTGAATGCGCTTAAAGAGAAAAAAGAACAATCAGCTTAA
- the secE gene encoding preprotein translocase subunit SecE → MEKIINYIRLSKLEIMKVIYPTKEQIRNAFFAVFIVVAVVSLFLALVDVIMSFVLSKVI, encoded by the coding sequence ATGGAAAAAATTATAAATTATATTAGGCTTTCTAAATTGGAAATAATGAAGGTTATCTATCCTACAAAAGAACAAATTAGGAATGCTTTTTTTGCAGTTTTTATCGTAGTTGCTGTTGTATCACTTTTTTTAGCTCTTGTTGATGTTATTATGTCCTTTGTTTTATCTAAAGTTATATGA
- the rplA gene encoding 50S ribosomal protein L1 encodes MGKTSKRFQELLKKVEQDKIYNLSEAIDTVKTLASAKFNETVEIALKLNVDPRHADQMVRGSVVLPAGTGKTVRVAVIAKDAKADEAKAAGADIVGADDLVEDIQKGIMNFDVLIATPNLMGLVGKVGRILGPKGLMPNPKTGTVTMDVAQAVNNAKSGQVNFRVDKQGNIHAGLGKVNFTKEQLNENISTFIKAINKHKPATAKGRYVKNASLSLTMSPSIALDTQEVMDLK; translated from the coding sequence ATGGGAAAAACTAGCAAGAGATTTCAAGAATTGCTCAAAAAAGTAGAGCAAGATAAAATTTATAATCTTAGTGAGGCTATTGATACGGTCAAAACTCTAGCTTCTGCTAAATTTAATGAAACAGTTGAGATTGCATTAAAATTAAATGTTGATCCAAGACATGCTGATCAAATGGTTCGTGGTTCAGTAGTTTTGCCAGCTGGTACAGGTAAAACTGTAAGAGTTGCTGTTATTGCAAAAGATGCTAAAGCTGATGAGGCTAAAGCAGCTGGTGCTGATATTGTTGGTGCAGATGATTTGGTCGAAGATATTCAAAAAGGTATAATGAATTTTGATGTTCTTATAGCTACTCCAAATTTAATGGGCCTTGTAGGTAAGGTCGGTAGAATTTTAGGACCAAAAGGATTAATGCCAAATCCAAAAACTGGTACAGTTACAATGGATGTTGCACAAGCAGTTAATAATGCAAAAAGTGGTCAAGTAAATTTCCGTGTTGATAAGCAAGGAAATATACATGCAGGCCTTGGTAAAGTTAATTTTACTAAAGAACAATTAAATGAAAATATTTCAACATTTATTAAAGCGATCAATAAGCATAAGCCTGCAACTGCAAAGGGTAGATATGTTAAAAATGCTTCGTTGTCTTTGACAATGAGCCCATCTATAGCTCTTGATACTCAAGAAGTTATGGACTTAAAATAA
- a CDS encoding response regulator transcription factor → MQVILFTQNSALNNIWRSYFTGNSDVKFIHNRKEFFSHINDDVDIIGIDIDIFKDNIDDVIKNIIENSPNIKILILSNRPTINEGKHLLTLGIKGYANSHMRKTHFEDAFETIFNGNIWLYQEFVQAMISELTGSYINSESEKVDKKTDLSELSSREREIADLIYQGLTNNEISEKTGITLRTVKAHTSSIYSKLNVKDRIGLVLLMKQLDA, encoded by the coding sequence ATGCAAGTTATTTTATTTACACAAAATAGTGCATTAAACAATATTTGGAGAAGCTATTTTACTGGCAATAGCGATGTAAAATTTATACATAATAGGAAAGAGTTTTTTTCTCATATAAATGATGATGTTGATATTATAGGCATTGATATTGATATTTTTAAAGATAATATTGATGATGTTATAAAAAATATAATTGAAAATTCCCCAAATATAAAAATACTCATACTCTCAAATAGGCCAACGATAAACGAAGGCAAGCATCTGCTTACGCTTGGAATCAAGGGCTATGCAAATTCTCACATGAGAAAGACTCACTTTGAAGATGCTTTTGAAACTATTTTCAATGGAAATATATGGCTTTACCAAGAATTTGTTCAGGCAATGATTAGTGAGCTAACCGGCTCATATATTAATAGCGAAAGTGAAAAGGTAGACAAAAAGACCGACCTCTCTGAGCTTAGTTCAAGGGAAAGAGAAATTGCAGATTTAATCTATCAGGGTCTAACAAATAATGAAATTTCAGAAAAAACAGGTATTACACTAAGAACAGTTAAAGCACATACAAGCTCGATTTATAGTAAGCTAAATGTAAAGGATAGAATAGGGCTTGTGCTTTTGATGAAGCAGCTTGACGCATAA
- the tuf gene encoding elongation factor Tu — translation MAKEKFSRNKPHVNIGTIGHVDHGKTTLTAAISAVLSRKGLAELKDYDNIDNAPEEKERGITIATSHIEYETEKRHYAHVDCPGHADYVKNMITGAAQMDGAILVVSAADGPMPQTREHILLSRQVGVPYIVVFMNKADMVDDAELLELVEMEIRELLNEYNFPGDDTPIVSGSALKALEEAKAGQDGEWSAKIMELMDAVDSYIPTPVRATDKDLLMPIEDVFSISGRGTVVTGRIEKGVIKVGDTIEIVGIKPTQTTTVTGVEMFRKEMDQGEAGDNVGVLLRGTKKEDVERGMVLCKPKSITPHTKFEGEVYILTKEEGGRHTPFFNNYRPQFYVRTTDVTGSITLPEGTEMVMPGDNVRISVELIAPVALEEGTRFAIREGGRTVGSGVVSKILG, via the coding sequence ATGGCTAAAGAAAAATTTTCACGTAACAAGCCGCACGTAAACATAGGTACTATTGGTCACGTAGATCATGGTAAAACTACATTAACAGCTGCAATATCTGCAGTTCTTTCACGCAAGGGACTTGCTGAGCTAAAAGATTATGATAATATTGATAATGCTCCAGAAGAAAAAGAGCGTGGTATTACAATTGCTACTTCACATATTGAGTACGAGACAGAGAAACGCCACTATGCTCACGTTGACTGCCCTGGTCACGCCGACTATGTAAAAAATATGATTACAGGTGCTGCACAAATGGATGGAGCTATTCTGGTTGTTTCTGCGGCTGATGGTCCAATGCCACAAACTAGAGAGCACATTTTGCTATCACGCCAAGTTGGTGTTCCATACATTGTTGTTTTCATGAACAAGGCCGATATGGTTGATGATGCTGAGTTACTTGAATTGGTTGAAATGGAAATCCGCGAATTACTTAATGAGTATAATTTTCCAGGCGATGATACACCTATTGTTTCTGGTTCAGCACTTAAAGCTCTTGAAGAGGCAAAAGCTGGTCAAGATGGTGAATGGTCGGCAAAAATTATGGAATTAATGGATGCAGTTGATAGCTATATTCCAACTCCAGTTCGTGCAACAGATAAAGACCTTCTTATGCCAATAGAAGATGTTTTTTCGATTTCAGGTCGTGGTACAGTTGTAACTGGTAGAATCGAAAAAGGTGTTATAAAAGTTGGTGACACAATTGAGATTGTTGGTATTAAGCCAACTCAAACAACAACAGTTACTGGTGTTGAAATGTTTAGAAAAGAGATGGATCAAGGCGAAGCTGGTGATAATGTTGGCGTTCTTCTCCGTGGTACTAAGAAAGAGGATGTTGAGCGTGGTATGGTTCTTTGCAAGCCTAAATCAATTACCCCTCATACAAAATTTGAAGGCGAAGTCTATATCTTGACAAAAGAAGAAGGTGGTCGCCATACTCCTTTCTTTAATAACTATAGACCACAATTCTATGTAAGAACAACTGATGTTACTGGTTCAATTACACTTCCAGAGGGAACTGAGATGGTTATGCCAGGTGATAATGTAAGAATTTCTGTTGAATTGATTGCTCCAGTAGCACTTGAGGAAGGGACTCGTTTCGCTATCCGTGAAGGTGGTAGGACTGTTGGTTCAGGTGTTGTTTCAAAAATACTTGGTTAA